A stretch of Toxoplasma gondii ME49 chromosome V, whole genome shotgun sequence DNA encodes these proteins:
- a CDS encoding pyruvate carboxylase (encoded by transcript TGME49_284190) — MAPLTQPFALGYSLWRRSEFHKVASASDMSFPGVCVGSFSLRTRWHKSLHGAGTSARAKNAGFVSRLVDTKSRAVGFPGFRSSQNACFDSTWSSTRRPNSAHYHLLPGLLSGDLAFHFQGTREALSSSPRHPRTETFPQVANSVRFSFKPRSVPPLALPQFWRHFASTPTALSSPGVCIPGAPEGETQLEGSGAENGAEKSTWQRPVRPIRKLLVANRGEIAVRVHRACKELGITSVGIYSQEDSQALHRQVFDESYLVGRGLSPVAAYLHYPDIIDVALRHNVDAIHPGYGFLSENAEFAAAVENAGLMLVGPPPEVIRLMGDKVEARSIAERANVQAVPGTNEPVTDFEEAAAFCRQIGFPVMLKAAYGGGGRGMRRVFREEELKEAFERATSEAQAAFGNGAMFVEKLVQNGVHIEVQIMGDHFGNVVHLHERDCTVQRRHQKVIEIAPAPFLSPALRERILSDAVRLARFVSYQNAGTVEFLVEGDRHFFIEVNARLQVEHTVSEEVTGVDLVKTQLAVRQGASLPALGLSQESILSAVQTDPRTGRRGPVAIQCRITTEDSQRNFQPSTGRIDLYQPSTGPGIRLDGAIGASGAVVQPYYDSLLVKLVAKAHDFPEAVARATRALRETKIRGVTTNIPFILNVLQHPEFLNGTATTRFIDEHNELLFYDPLDMSSQNICKYLATVIVNGPLTPLVNADACPDKTAAIPPPLPSSVERAAIPGGAGSIAGAPEDLDLRIMNVASEGAPRGYKTLLDEVGPEGFARVIRTEKRLLLCDTTLRDAHQSLLATRMRTIDMLKVAPSYAHLLPTLFSLENWGGATFDVAYRFLRESPWRRLELLREAVPNIPFQMLLRGTNAVGYTACPDNSVEAFCREAVKYGMDIFRVFDSLNFVENLKLGIDAAGAAGGVVEAAMAYTGNVADPDRKPYTLDYYLELASQLVATHCHILCVKDMAGLLTPPAADLLISALRREFPHIPIHVHTHDTGGCGVASMLAAAEAGADIVDVAVDSLSGLTSQPCMGSLVASLQHTPLDTEIDLNVLSQFSDYFQQVRRFYAPFEATATVKNVSSEVHEHEIPGGQYTNLYMQAYSLGMADRWRDIKRAYCVANRLLGNPPKVTPSSKVVGDFAQFLVQNKLDAETVLARAEELSFPSSVVEFLQGRIGHPPFGFPEPLRSKVLRGMQTVEGRPGASLAPVNWMEIREKLESNHGRKFRDCDLVSSVFYPAVFDEYQQFLKNFGDVSMLPTAAYFTGLQPGESITVHMAGREVTVKYIAKTHVLPDGSRDVFFEVMGLPRTVNVIDTNASKDIVRNTKADASDPKQIASPMPGNVLKYKVKEGQTVRKNDPVVIITAMKMETVVVSPVAGTVGDFLVREGDPVQQGDLLVRIL; from the exons ATGGCACCTCTGACTCAGCCGTTCGCTCTTGGCTACTCTTTGTGGCGGCGGTCCGAGTTCCACAAGGTTGCGTCCGCTTCAGATATGTCTTTTCCCGGCGTCTGTGTGGGTTCCTTTTCTTTACGAACGCGATGGCATAAGTCTCTGCATGGAGCAGGCACTTCAGCTCGTGCCAAAAACGCAGGTTTTGTTTCGCGACTCGTCGACACCAAATCCAGGGCGGTGGGTTTTCCAGGCTTTCGCTCGTCTCAGAACGCCTGCTTTGACTCCACTTGGTCTTCCACGAGACGGCCGAATTCTGCGCACTACCACCTGCTGCCCGGGCTGCTCTCCGGCGATCTGGCTTTTCATTTCCAGGGAACGCGAGAagctctctcgtcttctccgcgtcaTCCGAGAACTGAAACGTTTCCCCAGGTTGCCAATTCCGTGAGATTTTCTTTCAAACCTCGGTCCGTTCCGCCCCTTGCGCTTCCGCAGTTCTGGCGGCACTTCGCTTCCACGCCGACTGCGCTGAGTTCCCCAGGTGTATGTATTCCCGGTGCACccgagggagaaacgcaacTGGAAGGCAGCGGCGCCGAGAAcggagcagaaaaaagcacGTGGCAACGGCCTGTTCGGCCAATCCGGAAGTTGCTGGTGGCGAATCGCGGAGAAATTGCCGTGCGTGTTCAccgtgcatgcaaggaaCTCGGAATCACCAGCGTCGGCATTTACTCCCAGGAAGATTCCCAAGCTCTCCACCGTCAAGTCTTCGACGAGAGCTACCTCGTCGGTCGCGGACTCTCTCCAGTAGCCGCGTACCTCCACTATCCGGACATCATCGATGTCGCGCTGAGACACAACGTCGACGCCATTCACCCCG GCTATGGCTTCCTGTCGGAGAACGCAGAGTTCGCGGCGGCTGTGGAGAACGCAGGACTCATGTTGGTAGGCCCCCCTCCAGAAGTGATTCGACTGATGGGGGACAAAGTGGAGGCGAGGTCGATAgccgagagagcgaacgTGCAGGCAGTGCCGGGGACGAACGAGCCGGTGACCGACTTTGAAGAAGCCGCCGCATTCTGTCGACAAATCGGATTCCCCGTCATGCTCAAGGCGGCCTacggcggcggcggccgaGGCATGCGGAGAGTCTTCCGCGAG GAAGAGCTGAAGGAGGCGTTCGAGCGCGCGACCAGCGAAGCGCAGGCGGCGTTTGGAAACGGGGCGATGTTTGTGGAGAAGTTGGTGCAAAACGGCGTACACATCGAAGTTCAGATCATGGGTGATCACTTCGGGAACGTCGTGCACCTCCACGAGCGCGACTGCACAGTGCAGCGCAGACATCAGAAAGTGATCGAAATCGCTCCCGCGCCGTTCCTGTCCCCGGCGCTCCGCGAACGCATTCTGTCCGACGCCGTGCGACTTGCTCGCTTTGTGAGCTACCAGAACGCAGGGACTGTCGAGTTCCTcgtcgaaggcgacagacatTTCTTCATCGAAGTGAACGCAAGGCTCCAAGTCGAGCACACGGTCTCTGAAGAGGTCACGGGCGTCGACCTTGTCAAGACGCAACTCGCTGTGAGGCAAGGCGCGTCGCTGCCGGCTCTCGGCCTGTCGCAGGAAAGCATTCTCTCAGCTGTACAGACCGATCCGCGCACCGGACGCAGAGGCCCTGTCGCCATTCAGTGCAGAATCACCACGGAAGACAGCCAGCGAAACTTCCAGCCTTCGACGGGTCGAATCGACTTGTATCAACCGTCCACGG GTCCTGGAATCCGTTTGGACGGAGCCATTGGAGCCTCAGGCGCAGTGGTGCAACCGTATTACGACTCTCTGCTCGTGAAACTCGTCGCAAAGGCGCACGATTTTCCAGAGGCTgtggcgagagcgacgcgcgcgttgagagagacgaagatcCGCGGAGTCACGACAAACATTCCCTTCATTCTGAATGTTCTGCAACACCCGGAATTCTTGAACGGAACCGCGACGACGCGCTTCATCGACGAGCACAACGAACTGCTGTTCTACGACCCCCTCGATATGTCTTCGCAAAACATAT GCAAGTACCTGGCGACGGTGATTGTGAACGGACCACTGACACCGCTGGTGAATGCAGACGCCTGTCCAGACAAGACGGCCGCGATTCCACCTCCgctgccttcctctgtcgAAAGAGCTGCGATTCCTGGAGGCGCCGGCAGTATCGCAGGCGCCCCTGAGGACCTCGATCTACGCATCATGAACGTCGCGTCCGAAGGCGCTCCCAG AGGCTACAAGACTCTGCTTGACGAGGTCGGTCCGGAGGGATTTGCGCGAGTCATtcgaacagagaaaagacttCTCCTCTGCGATACGACTCTTCGCGACGCCCACCAGTCTCTTCTAGCTACGCGCATGCGGACGATCGACATGCTGAAAGTGGCGCCTTCTTACGCTCACCTTCTTcccactctcttctccttggAAAACTG GGGCGGAGCGACGTTTGACGTAGCGTATCGTTTTCTGCGCGAGTCTCCGTGGCGACGGCTGGAGCTCCTGCGCGAGGCAGTTCCGAACATTCCCTTTCAAATGCTTCTGCGAGGAACGAATGCGGTGGGGTACACAGCCTGCCCGGACAACTCGGTCGAGGCATTCTGTCGAGAAGCCGTCAAGTACGGGATGGAcatcttccgcgtcttcgacTCTCTTAACTTCGTGGAGAACTTGAAACTCGGAATCGAT GCTGCCGGAGCCGCTGGAGGCGTCGTGGAAGCCGCCATGGCCTACACGGGCAACGTCGCTGACCCTGACCGAAAACCTTACACTCTGGACTACTACCTCGAGCTCGCTTCTCAGCTTGTGGCCACCCACTGCCATATTCTTTGCGTCAAG GACATGGCAGGCTTGTTGACGCCTCCAGCTGCAGACCTTCTCATCAGCGCTCTGCGGCGCGAATTCCCTCACATCCCCATCCACGTCCACACGCATGACACTGGCGGATGTGGCGTCGCTTCCATGTTGGCAGCAG CCGAGGCCGGCGCAGACATTGTTGACGTCGCTGTGGACTCTTTGTCGGGTCTGACGTCTCAACCGTGCATGGGGTCTCTTGTTGCATCTCTGCAACACACGCCTCTTGACACAGAAATTGATCTTAACGTCCTCTCTCAATTCTCCGACTATTTTCAGCAG GTTCGACGTTTCTACGCACCGTTCGAAGCAACTGCGACTGTGAAGAACGTGAGCTCGGAAGTTCATGAACATGAGATCCCGGGAGGTCAGTACACAAATCTCTACATGCAGGCTTACTCGCTGGGAATGGCCGACCGATGGAGAGACATCAAACGGGCCTACTGCGTCGCAAACCGACTCCTCG GTAACCCCCCAAAGGTGACTCCCAGTTCAAAGGTGGTGGGCGACTTTGCGCAGTTTCTGGTGCAGAACAAGctggacgcagagacagtgcTCGCCAGGGCAGAGGAactttccttcccttcttcggTGGTCGAGTTCCTTCAGGGACGCATTGGGCATCCACCCTTCGGCTTTCCTGAGCCGCTGAGGTCGAAGGTTCTCAGGGGCATGCAGACCGTGGAGGGTCGCCCTGGCGCATCTCTCGCCCCCGTCAACTGGA TGGAGATTCGcgagaaactggagagcAATCACGGTCGGAAGTTCCGCGACTGCGACTTGGTGAGCAGCGTCTTCTATCCTGCGGTCTTTGACGAATATCAGCAATTCCTGAAAAACTTCGGAGATGTTTCGATGCTGCCAACAGCCGCCTACTTCACGGGCCTTCAACCTGGCGAATCGATCACTGTCCACATGGCTGGCCGTGAAGTTACTGTCAA GTACATCGCGAAAACGCATGTTCTGCCGGACGGCAGTCGCGACGTCTTCTTTGAAGTCATGGGGCTTCCCCGCACAGTGAACGTGATTGACACGAATGCCAGCAAA
- a CDS encoding hypothetical protein (encoded by transcript TGME49_284180) — MGDLLEYRDSSSAVPVRSFRSPVASPPATPISRSDLLQGETPFDPTPSLAAFKRLGSAEQSSPDPVEGAASTLCSSVCSFPRGTTEQEGKEPPFSQINDHGATAPVSQEGKGSFDFVGNPPGQDGGKSCSLGAAAVTAVSPFAGEGGGGGEEVADIGDSSSILDPRYACRDLRTCTAAAPESPDLSKEGRESHTGTESDRGCSRNESRKPEQTKAEEGYDAACCSEEKWTGQDLVEDMSTERRPETGREEESGPARRRPSGSALGDSPSSCSRAGSSPSLFRLRLNLPVCTKPIVQDALSREGAFLSRLEACEPTSRPQGFFYPLQKDSGRDGKDAVLPPHWPGFLADSQGHAVASPAGALLSHAGSHVSSGPNSPFEASGDADLSLSRSRARRRSETVSPRASEVQTPCGTEVTVVQCAKAESEKRGGLSKGVASCENVCLSEEGRSFLADSEKRFSKSSPEKPRLSVFPRSRDLPPSLSEHHVGSTCAASVGSTSIGDCGLGGVGSVSEMPSPLAPSALSVSGSSGTSSGCASSNLSVSTSHGDSPLSGGDRDASGAEQPRPASPRGSRGGVGAERRRGCGASGSHTPAGVGVMVPSERFAASQDMPAGFSGDSCLLAAGGDSRSGALGSTGSSAQRGWSRGSGHQHHQHSGSSQFFSCGGAPSRRREGGDRGVEDARAVGRRDREGVRFEKAGVSRCGRSTESGRFTGTRGTGENSVFAGPALGNSVHAAVLESVQETGRAVEGRLGEEDVSLAAYTSSYFVSVSCSRTADPDAPPYMRRSTSASSAVAFNTAVPLSRARAEPQAGDGAPRCFGAQLEPAPGGATAVGETHAGGRGHRRQKSATRSHGATTRSGEQSRRGRHVSGSRRGHQRSKGREVVGSGIPVKLTAEVLMQLEEMSAASVGSSFTAFPCLSQGTGTWGPLSARDSERPVLHFHSAPARPSGVSSARNEDEDFFWLVKSRAEAMREKSGENGRRCAAFQRAEGLVSSSRDSVPHAEEAKLESPPTDSFASPLLATDLAIRTQEGRRDAGLVGSFGCAGRRARRQLSGVEDAPQSLLSALFPAPGPATDGNRRGRKAGDDDASSGSPASSEESTKGTVNHKCRDDDKVINLCANPSDLWYGLTTSDGKPVCVRPRANRWHASNTRRQRKQYKDMQRRLAQNAANAANAAAASPQVSPSPRGPPPTGHFPGKKPSAHWANAGAPQLGQQALRYPPPLVFGEASGSAGLGLYSGGAAGAPSASVSPVLGAAAHANQSLPGVGAPFARSPCGAPSTLGKEEGRRETSLFAGFPASGDSLHASAQTGQASRDRGSTSHHRRHHREHKKRGRSSSSTAAAGSVPSLGPLSSSTGGSATGPVSSGRAASPPLSALVHSSAAVSAAQHSSRGRRRHHRHHSSKGAGGSGPVSSGPSGGVGAMQEIGLSAQPQFLSSLAFSVGLAPGQLDREREGQQAVVAVASEEVSRRPLAGVDREGSGRGAEANRVVFVAPHAGAAGPSCSSTRPAWASQAPKGVPQPSAQSLGAGSVSGLQLGASEGRVGQRPPRRTRLDEAGSFVPIGSKGAGPSPQLAPVTFPGEFKMPRPVVFPPGDRRYRLPKKPRQGPLSSAGSASLPPPVSASVSVSASPQVGGGGGWVPRGSVHAETEKVVGSVGRLGEESVGFRDAPETSVSLAGSGNPMEEGIRDRELETPFSSSGSSSRRPGGPPELGASRPVPSYGDLEGFEEARIRACQRGERAASAPTEETPGSAQPSVRVHSLPSLPHGAAAPPSSAASAPSSGGTQGSRPPSASGFGVVVETGTVGVPSSACLFPYQRKSAAPHTPVSERRSASRSRGRREGDRIAKKKRTGKKPKKTRPGEPQRWTSARERVQWHLAKSRGML; from the exons ATGGGAGATCTGTTGGAATATCGAGATTCATCCAGTGCAGTTCCAGTTCGTTCGTTTCGTAGCCCAGTTGCGTCGCCGCCGGCCACCCCGATTTCCAGATCGGATTTGTTGCAGGGAGAGACTCCGTTTGACCCAACCCCGAGCCTTGCCGCCTTCAAGAGGCTCGGATCCGCAGAACAGTCTTCACCAGACCCAGTTGAAGGCGCCGCTTCGACTTTGTGTTCGTCTGTTTGCTCCTTCCCTCGGGGAACTACGGAGCAAGAGGGCAAGGAGCCTCCCTTCTCCCAAATTAATGACCACGGCGCGACTGCGCCTGTAtcgcaagaaggaaaaggttCCTTTGACTTCGTTGGAAACCCACCGGGACAGGATGGCGGAAAATCCTGCAGTCTCGGCGCTGCCGCCGTAACGGCGGTCTCTCCGTTCGCCGGGGAAGGAGGggggggaggagaggaggtcGCTGATATTGGAGATTCCAGCTCGATCTTGGATCCTCGTTACGCTTGTCGCGATCTGCGCACTTGCACGGCTGCGGCACCGGAAAGCCCTGATTTGTCCAAGGAAGGTCGCGAATCTCACACCGGAACAGAGAGCGATCGTGGATGTAGTAGAAATGAAAGCAGGAAGCCCGAGCAGACAAAAGCTGAGGAAGGATATGATGCTGCTTGCTGCTCCGAGGAGAAGTGGACCGGCCAAGATTTGGTGGAAGACATGTCCACAGAGCGAA GGCCTGAGacaggacgagaagaggagtcAGGCCCGGCAAGGCGTCGCCCTTCCGGATCTGCACTTGGAgactctccctcctcttgtTCGCGTGCTGGttcgtctccatctctctttcgcttgcGTCTGAATCTGCCCGTTTGTACAAAACCCATTGTGCAAGACGCTCTCTCGAGAGAGGGCGCGTTTTTGTCACGTCTCGAGGCTTGCGAGCCAACCTCACGGCCTCAGGGGTTCTTCTACCCCCTGCAGAAAGACTCTGGAAGAGACGGCAAGGATGCAGTGTTGCCGCCGCACTGGCCCGGCTTCTTGGCGGACTCTCAAGGGCATGCAGTCGCCTCACCCGCAG GCGCCTTGCTTTCTCACGCTGGGTCGCATGTCTCTTCCGGTCCCAACTCCCCGTTCGAAGCGAGCGGAGACGCGGACTTGTCTCTGAGTCGTTCGCGCGCGCGGCGACGCTCGGAGACTGTCTCCCCTCGAGCTTCAGAGGTCCAGACCCCTTGCGGGACAGAGGTGACGGTAGTCCAGTGTGCCAAAGctgagagcgagaaacgcggtgGTCTTTCCAAAGGCGTTGCTTCATGTGAAAACGTGTGTTTGTCTGAAGAGGGCCGTTCGTTTTTAGCAGATTCTGAGAAGCGCTTTTCGAAAAGCAGTCCCGAGAAGCCCCGTCTGTCGGTGTTTCCGCGCTCGCGTGATCTCCCGCCATCTCTGTCGGAGCACCATGTGGGTTCGACTTGCGCAGCAAGCGTCGGCAGCACGTCCATTGGCGACTGTGGTCTAGGGGGCGTAGGGAGTGTCTCCGAAATGCCCTCCCCTCTCGCACCCTCCGCGCTGAGCGTCTCAGGCAGCTCGGGCACCTCCTCCGGCTGTGCCTCCAGTAacttgtctgtctccacttcccACGGAGACAGTCCCCTTTCGGGGGGCGACCGCGACGCCAGTGGGGCGGAACAGCCGCGTCCAGCCTCTCCGCGCGGTTCACGCGGAGGCGTAGGCGCTGAGCGCCGACGGGGCTGTGGAGCGAGCGGCAGTCACACGCCGGCAGGTGTCGGAGTGATGGTTCCAAGCGAGAGATTTGCCGCGTCTCAAGACATGCCGGCAGGATTCTCTGGAgactcctgtctcctcgctgcagGCGGGGACTCGCGTTCAGGGGCCTTGGGCTCCACGGGCTCGAGCGCCCAGCGTGGGTGGTCGCGAGGGTCTGGGCACCAGCACCACCAGCACAGCGGGTCTTCGCAGTTCTTCTCGTGCGGGGGGGCGCCTTcgcggaggcgagaaggaggagacaggggggTCGAAGACGCCCGCGCCGTAGGACGACGAGACCGAGAGGGTGTGAGGTTTGAGAAAGCTGGCGTGTCGAGGTGTGGGAGGTCGACAGAGTCGGGCAGATTCACAGGCACTCGTGGAACGGGAGAGAACTCTGTGTTTGCAGGGCCTGCTCTGGGGAactcggtgcatgcagctgttTTGGAAAGCGTACAGGAGACAGGCCGCGCTGTGGAGGGTCGCctcggcgaagaagacgtttCCCTGGCGGCTTACACTTCTTCGTATTTCGTGTCTGTGTCATGTTCGCGAACTGCGGACCCAGACGCGCCTCCCTACATGCGAAGGTCCACGTCCGCCTCGAGTGCGGTGGCTTTCAACACTGCAGTGCCTTTGTCTCGTGCGCGGGCGGAGCCGCAGGCGGGCGACGGAGCCCCCAGGTGCTTTGGAGCCCAACTGGAGCCGGCGCCTGGAGGCGCGACCGCAGTCGGAGAGACCCACGCCGGAGGTCGGGGACAccgaagacagaagagcgcGACTCGCAGCCACGGCGCGACGACGAGAAGCGGCGAACaaagcaggagaggcagacatgTTTCTGGCAGCCGACGGGGACaccagagaagcaaaggaagagaagttGTTGGCTCCGGAATCCCTGTGAAACTTACAGCAGAGGTTTTGATGCAGCTCGAAGAGATGAGCGCCGCAA gTGTGGGGTCTTCGTTCACAGCCTTCCCATGTCTCTCACAGGGAACTGGAACGTGGGGCCCGCTGAGTGCGCGCGACTCTGAGCGGCCTGTGCTTCACTTCCACAGTGCCCCGGCTCGCCCCTCGGGCGTCTCTTCCGCGCGAAACGAGGATGAAGACTTCTTCTGGCTGGTCAAGAGCCGCGCCGAAGCCATGCGGGAGAAGTCCGGAGAAAATGGGCGTCGGTGTGCCGCGTTTCAGCGAGCTGAAGGCCTTGTTTCTTCATCCCGAGACTCCGTGCCGCACgccgaagaggcgaagctcGAGAGTCCGCCCACCGactctttcgcgtctcccctCCTGGCGACGGACCTCGCAATTCGAACGCAAGAAGGCCGGCGAGACGCAGGCCTCGTGGGGTCCTTCGGGTGCGCGGGCAGGAGGGccaggagacagctgtcGGGGGTCGAAGACGCGCCGcagtctctcctgtctgcgcTCTTCCCTGCCCCAGGCCCCGCCACCGACGGTAACCGGCGCGGGCGGAAGGCTGGCGACGACGACGCCTCCAGCGGGAGTCCGgcaagcagcgaagagagcacGAAGGGGACAGTGAACCACAAGTGCAGAGACGATGACAAAGTGATAAATTTGTGTGCGAACCCGTCGGATCTTTGGTACGGTCTCACGACTTCAGACGGGAAGCCGGTATGTGTGCGGCCGCGCGCCAATCGCTGGCACGCGAGCAACACGCGCAGACAAAGGAAACAGTACAAAGACATGCAGAGGCGACTTGCGCAAAACGCTGCGAACGCTGCGAACGCTGCAGCTGCGTCCCcacaggtgtctccttcgccccGCGGCCCCCCCCCAACGGGACACTTCCCCGGCAAGAAGCCTTCAGCCCACTGGGCGAATGCAGGCGCCCCACAGCTGGGTCAACAGGCCCTCAGATACCCTCCGCCGCTGGTCTTCGGCGAGGCGTCGGGAAGCGCCGGACTCGGCTTGTATTCGGGTGGCGCTGCCGGCGCCCCCAGCGCGTCGGTGTCGCCAGTCTTGGGCGCCGCCGCCCATGCAAACCAGTCCCTTCCGGGCGTGGGTGCGCCTTTTGCGCGGTCGCCGTGTGGGGCGCCGTCGACActggggaaggaagaaggaaggagagaaacttcACTTTTTGCGGGCTTTCCAGCCTCCGGAGattctttgcatgcgtctgcccAGACCGGCCAGGCctcgcgagacagaggcagcacGAGTCACCATCGCCGCCACCACAGGGAGCacaagaagcgaggaaggtcgtcttcgtcgaccGCAGCTGCCGGGTCTGTCCCTTCGCTTGgacctctgtcttcttccactggTGGCTCCGCCACTGGCCCTGTCTCTTCGGGGCGAgctgcgtcgcctccgcTATCTGCTCTAGTGCACTCTTCCGCTGCAGTCTCTGCGGCGCAACACAGCAGCCGCGGCCGGAGGAGACATCATCGCCACCACTCGAGCAAGGGCGCGGGCGGGTCAGGGCCGGTCTCCTCAGGGCCCTCTGGAGGCGTGGGCGCGATGCAGGAGATAGGCCTTTCTGCGCAGCCGCAGTTTCTGTCGAGTTTGGCATTCTCCGTGGGCCTCGCCCCCGGGCaactcgacagagagagagaaggccagCAGGCCGTTGTGGCCGTTGCCTCTGAAGAGGTGTCTCGTCGACCTCTTGCCGGCGTCGACCGCGAAGGCTCGGGCCGCGGCGCGGAGGCGAACCGAGTCGTCTTCGTAGCTCCGCATGCAGGAGCTGCGGGGCCTTCTTGCTCGAGCACCCGACCGGCGTGGGCGTCTCAGGCGCCCAAGGGCGTTCCTCAACCATCGGCCCAGTCGTTGGGCGCGGGGTCTGTCTCTGGGCTCCAGTTGGGCGCGAGCGAAGGGCGTGTGGGGCAGCGGCCTCCGCGGCGCACGCGCCTGGATGAAGCAGGCAGTTTCGTCCCGATTGGCTCGAAAGGCGCAGGTCCCTCGCCCCAGCTGGCTCCTGTGACTTTCCCCGGAGAATTCAAAATGCCTCGAcccgtcgtcttccctccTGGAGACCGACGGTATCGCCTGCCGAAAAAGCCGCGCCAAGGGCCTCTGTCGTCCGCcggctctgcttctcttcctccccctgtctctgcgtctgtgtcgGTTTCTGCATCGCCACAGGTGGGCGGGGGGGGAGGCTGGGTGCCGAGAGGGAGCGTTcatgcggagacagagaaggttGTGGGGTCTGTGGGTCGGCTCGGAGAAGAGTCTGTGGGGTTCAGAGACGCGCCAGAGACTTCGGTATCTCTCGCAGGTTCTGGAAATCCCATGGAGGAAGGCATTCGAGACCGAGAGCTGgagacgcctttctcttcgtctggcAGCTCGTCGCGTCGGCCTGGCGGACCTCCGGAGCTCGGGGCCTCTCGCCCAGTGCCGTCTTACGGAGACCTCGAGGGCTTCGAAGAAGCACGAATTCGCGCCTGTCAGCGAGGGGAACGCGCCGCTTCAGCTCCAACTGAGGAGACACCCGGCAGCGCGCAGCCTTCTGTTCGTGTTcactctcttccctcgttgCCCCACGGTGCGGccgcgcctccttcttctgcagcgtctgcgCCGTCTTCTGGGGGGACGCAGGGCTCGCGACCACCCTCGGCCTCGGGGTTCGGCGTCGTGGTGGAGACTGGCACCGTGGGCGTCCCCTCCTCGGCCTGCCTGTTCCCGTACCAGCGAAAGAGCGCCGCACCCCACACTCCTGtctccgagagaagaagcgcttCTCGCAGCcgaggcagacgcgaaggcgaccgaattgcgaagaagaagcgaacgggcaagaaaccgaagaaaacgagaccgGGCGAACCCCAGAGATGGACCAGCGCCCGAGAACGCGTTCAGTGGCACTTGGCAAAAAGCCGAGGCATGCTGTGA